tctaggagttttatggtttcatgtcttacatttagatctttacaGCATTTTGAGTCTatctttgtatatggtgtgagcgAATGTATTAATCTCATtatttacatatagctgtccagttttggtCTCAGGGTAATAGTGGTctcagaatgagttaggaagtgttctcttgtttttttagAAGAATTTGTAAAGGattgttaattctttaaacatttagtaGAATTTAGCAATGAtgccatctgggcctggacttttctttgtggaaagtttttaattactaactcaatctctttacttgttaaaGGTCTTTTTGCagcatttctatttcttgttgAGTCAGATTTGGTATTTTGTGTCTTCctaggaatttgcccatttcatctaagttatctaatttgttatacaaattatataagttacacaaatgttcataatattcataatatttatttataatgctttTTATATCTGTAAGATTGGTAGTTACATCCCATTTCTGATTCTagtaatttgattctttttcctcttctcccttgtCCCCCTcgtccccttcctcctcctgcctttccccttctcctccccttcatcttcttcttcctcttcttcttctccctctttttcttcctcctcctcctcttcttcttcttcttcttcttcttcttcttctccttctccttctccttctccttcttcttcttcttcttcttctcaatCTAGCTTGCTTTGATTTCATTGGTTTGCtctattgcttttctattctctatttcatttatttccactttagCCTTTATTTGCTtacttctgcttgctttggatttattttgctcttctttttctagtttcttaaggtgaaaagttattaatttgaaaacaaaactatggagacaaggatcagtggttgccagagattagggaagaggaagggatgaataggtggagcacagaggatttttagggcagtgaaactatctTATATGATACTATAACGGTGGATACATGACAATTACctatttgtcaaaatccataaaatgtacaacactgAGAGctaactctaatgtaaactatggactttaggtgATAAAGAtgtatcagtgtaggttcatcagttataacaaatggACCACTCTGGTGTGGGTTGTTGATAGTGGGGAAGGCTGTGTGTATGTGGGAGCAGGGGctgtatgggaaatctctgtaccttctgctcattTTGCTGTGAAatgaaaactgctctaaaaataaagcctattaaaaaaatcaaaaataatttttaaaaaaacagtaagcaAAATACCTCACAACCTAAGGGCCAATGTCTCTACCCTAGGTCTTCAGTCTTGCCCTGCAAGATTCCCTCTGTGATGACTCAGAATGTGATGGGTAACAAGACATTCAAACCTGTTACTGCTACTACCTCTACTACTTTCCCCCAGTGAACGCTGATacagttattgttattatataaTGTATGCTACCAGATTATTCACCTAATTTCTCCCATGCTTGATTAATCACTTAGAAATgttctttttactttctaaattgaGGGAGAGGTTGGAGTTTCTTCTAATTAAATTGCCTTATGATCAGAGAATGCTGTTTGTATGTTATTGAGTTTGTTACGATTTGCTTCGTGGTCTAATATGTAGTCATTaggtacttgaaaagaatgtgtattctctacCAGTTGAATGCAGAAATCTACATACTTTCATTAAATCAAGCCTATTAACTGTACAGTTAAAATCTCTACCCatacaaaatttttattcatttgaccTATGGATAAAATCATCTATTATGATTATGTATTTGTTAAGTTTCCCCAAgcgtttttttaatttttccttcatatattttgggaatATGTTAAATGCATATAAATTCAGAATTATTATATCTTTCAGGTTAAATGTTCCCTTTATCCTTGTCTAATATGCTTTTACTTCCAACAAAATGTTTTGCCTTAAAGTTTAATTTGATAGATATTAATATAACTATGCCAGCTTccctcctatttaaaaaaaaaggttgatttgagatctttttctttttttttttttttttttttttctgtggtatgcgggcctccctctgctgtggcctctcccgttgcggagcacaggctccggacgcgcaggctcagcggccattaaAGTTTAATTTGATAGATATTAATATAACTATGCCAGCTTccctcctatttaaaaaaaaaaaggttgatttgagatctttttctttttttttttttttttttttttctgtggtatgcgggcctccctctgctgtgttaTTCTTTAAATATAGGCTTTTTCAGCTATAGATTTCTTTCTAAGCACTGATTTAGCctcatcccataagttttggtatactgtgtttttgttttcattcatcttcgcgtatttcctaattttccttctgatttcttctttattgGTTATTTAAGAGTGTGCTTTTTAAtatccatatatttgtgaatttcctgaATTCTCTTCTactattgatttctattttcattccattgtgtttggagaacatactttatatgattttaacGCTGTTAAATTGATTATTTTATGGCTTCAAATGTCTTTTATTCAAACATTTCCAATGTCCATTATtaagttttaaacttttctgtaCAGAGGTCTTAATTTTCTTAGTTAATTCCTagatactttatatttttcattgagaGGTACTtatcttattttgtgtttattgttGATTTTGAGAAGTGCCTTTAACTTTGTTCATTAATCATATAGCTGGAAAATTAGCTTAACTGTCATTCTAAAAATTTGTTGGAAATGTAAGTTTATAAACCTGCTGCCATTAAAAGTGGATGACCCCTAAATGCTACTgaccttttaaaaagtcaaagggggttttccctggtggcgcagtggttgagagtccgcctgctgatgcgggggacgtgggttcgtgccccggtctggggggatcccccatgccgcggagcggttgggcccgtgggccatgaccgctgggcctgcgcgttcggagcctgtgctcctcaacgggagaggccacagcagtgagaggcctgcgtaccgcaaaaaaaaaaaaagtcagagataGTTTTGAGAAGAGGGAGTTTTGCAGTCTCATTGGCCATCGAAGGGACTAGGAAGGCCTCTCCAGGGAGAGTTGTGGGGCTGATTGTGTAGTACTGAGCTATACTTGCAGGAAACTCCTAGTTTTTACAACATTTCCATGGAAATCAAAGTAACACTGAGCCAGATATTTGGGTTAAAAGCAGACAAAGGAAAGAGCATGTACAAGATGCAAGAAGATCCTTTTTCAATACTGTCTGATATTTATTAGTACTTTGATCGGCAACATCCAAAGTGTGCCATACTGAAGGGGTTCTGGAATTCCAGGCTGTTTCTTAGACTGCAGGCTGCAAAGCTCCAGCTTTGTCATACTGAAGCAGGTTTGCCCAGGAGATAAACCTACAGCTGGATCAGCAAAGAGGCTAAGAGAGGAACTCTGTTCTAACTGGGCCTTGTCGGTGAGAGATAATGATACAGAGAGTGGAAAGAAGAGCTGGCTATCTCATCCTCACCAGGAAAACTGTACAGTTCCATGATTTGTGCTATGTCATAGGCATCAGTGTACAAAGCAGGAATTGAGGCCACTAGCCTCTCCAACTGAGGATCTTGCATTTGGACATCACTTGTAGCAATCTCAGTGATTATGGAGTCCCCTGCCCAATGGAAAGGGTCTAAGGGCTGAGGTGAGTGGGAGCTATAGGAATGTGAAACTGCAGGGAGAAAAGAATGAGGACTGGTTGATGCTGTGGGCACATTCTTGGCTAGAAGGACCTGGTTCGGTGGCTTTAGTGATTGCTGCTCTAGTTGCCACTGCTGCTTCCTCTTTTTGAACCGCTGATTCCTGAACCAAATCTGGGagtgggggaagagaggagattATGGTCTGTTACTGGAGAAGGAGCTTGAGGCTTCTCCTGGGTGAAAAAAGTGAGATTATAACCCTCATGTCCTCTCCAAATCACTATGATACTGAGTTCTGAGAGAGCAGAGGTAGGTATGAATGGAGTCGATAGGAACAATGAGGGATCAAGGCTGGGccccagaggaaaaagaaagaacaaaaaggaggGTATGTCTCAGAGGTTGTGTTGGGGGTTCAGAGAAAGGGTCCTGAACtctagagaagagaaggaagttcAGGGATGTAGGGAAAGGTGGAGAATTTGAACTAAGGGATTTTCAAGGATTATTTTAGAAGGCCTCTTCAGTGAGCAATATTCTAACAAAAATTTGGGGCCTTAGCAGACTCAGATGTTGGAGGAGTTACTTGTCTGTTGGTAATGTTGTGAATAAATGATTGCAGGGTTTTGCTAGAGAAGTTCCTAAGTAAGAAGTCTGTCTGAATGAGAGCCATTTCTCTAATTTGAACTCTTTCGTACCTCTGGAGTTCTAATTCCAGTTATACTATGTATTATCTCCGTGACCCAGTCACTTGGCTCCCGAAACTCACTTTTCCTCACCTTTTAAACTGGATGATAATAAAGCCAACATATACAAAGTGCCCAGCTCAGTACTAGCACACAGTACGTACTCAATAAATGAAGTGTTACTACTTCATTGTGTTACAATGAAGTAACAATGTTACTTCTTCATTCTGTTACAGAGGGAATTTCCAGGTTGAATACTAAGTAGAATGTAATTTGAATGGGGGCTGAAAGCACATCTCAGAGGATCAGACAGACCTTTACTTTTGACACCTGGTAGGTTGAGTTTTAAAGCAAGTTCTCTCTGGAGGTTTTTCTCTGGAAACATGTTGCAACTAAACAGAGCCTCCAACTCttcatgctgtgtgtgtgtgagtgaatgaGGTGCATTCGTGAGGCTTCTTCCAttttgctgtagagcagagatGGAGAGGAGGTGGTTACACTAACACGATCCCCTTGCCACTCAAATCCCCAAAATACCACAACTGTAAATTTCCCATATCTTCCCCCCAACCAGGCTTGGAATCTAGGAGATAAAGATCCCAGGTCTTGACTCTAGGAGGCTGAGCCCTGTGTAACAGCACTCTGTCCTCTGTTTTTTAGTTTGTCCCTGCTAGGAAATGTTACCTCTTCAATTTTCTCTGTACCCAGTCTGTCTACCCTGCCTAACCTCAGGACAGTGGACACtggtttcccttttcttcttttccatattttgctTCTTTTAGAAACTGGGAAAAAACCTCATGTCCCCGCGCCTGAATATATAACACACTCTTCAAAATGGGTTtcctcttcttatttatttattcaggagCCTAGTCtatctcatctagaaaatgggttTTTTCTTCTCCAGGCTTTCTGAAGCTCTATTCGCTCCTCTGAGAAAAGGTTCATAAGAAATGAGACATAACTAAATATGTGGAACCATTGAAAAATTATGGAATATTCTTAAAAATGGcaatggagagaaaaaggaaattttctaagaaaatacaaTTACCAAAATTTGCTGAAAAAGAACTGAATGGACtaataaccattaaaaaaacaagtaagtTATAGAATTCAAGGCAATGTTGTGCTAATTCTCCTGCTATATGCCCATTTCAGTATAAGGAAGAAGAGTCTTCACTTGGTCCTCACGTCTGTATTTGAAGTCCCTAACACCAACACTAAAACCAGACAAGAATAAACACTatcaacaaaactataaaacGAATGCTACTTATGaacatacacagaaataacttttacacatatatttaacataatcacatatttaaatgtacatattCCTAAACTTATagtatctaatttatttttgaagttcatATGTATTtgaaatcaaatatataaaatattaattataattattgatttttttctactcacATTTTACAAAAGTATTCTATTCAAACTGTTTGCATTTACCTTAAACAGCCATATCTTCATCAACACTCTGATcctcttcttttggttttttttttggccatgccacgcagcatttgggatcttagttccccaaccaggggtcgaatccttgccccctgcagtggaaacacggagtcttaaacactggatagccagggaagtcccctgatcctattcttttaattaaatagTGTAATTTTACCAGGCGTATAATCTTTACTTTGAAATAAGTTTTTTGTGATACAGCACTTTTggaatatatttatgaaatgctGTTACTAGGAATTTTGTTTTAAGTTACaagaaacttatataatattaagaTAACTCTTTTGCCCCCACATTCATCCTGTAGGGGTGCATTTGCGATCTCTACAACTTACTAGTTACCATATTGCTTTAAAACAAGACAatgttttattcatgtatttgtgTTAAGTCATGTATGGAAATAGTACAAATTTGAAACCATCCTTGTTCCCCAGCAACCCAATTACTCTCTAGAGCTATTCTGTATAGTATAGTAGCCACTACCCAACATGGCTGTCAAACACAAAAATGTGACTAGTTCCACCAAGTAccgaatttttaattttattgaattttaattattttatctttaaacacTGGTATTCAATCCAGTTATTGGGAAGCTTTTTAATATGCTTAAAACAACTTGCATATGTGAATCTACTctttcaactgtaaattttatgaacTCTAAATGCAGAGTcagtatttctgatgaaaatttagcaTTTAGATTGAGATATGCTGTTAAGTGTAAATTTTTCACTGGATTTCAAAGCCTTGATATGAACCAAagagtgttgggacttcccttgtggtccagtggttgagactctgcgcttccactgtaggTGACAcagcgtgggttcaatccctggtcagggaactaagatcctgcatgcggcacagtgaggccaaaataaaataaaaattaaattaaaaaagaatggaactaTCTCATTGGATTGTATATTGTCTGTTTAGCAGAAAGATGTTACAAGTTAAGATGTTAAATCCTATATGATATATACAATGTGTGATttaattatgtattaaaaataaaggtaaaggcTTTAAATTTATTATCTATTTGTGTATTAAACACAacatataaaagtaaattaaataaaaagctcaaggtgataaaaaagaaggaaaagactaaTCTTTGTGTATGTATTTACCTTTTTACATACTCTTACATTATTATCAGCTTGCTTCTGTGTTTATTTGTAATATTATCCCTTTTAGTAAGGCTATAACAATTTTTTGCCTCAAAGATTTATGCCTATATATTGGTGTAAGAACCAGACTGTTCTGACACCTCCTTTCTTGTGTCTATCAAATGGATCTTGGAGCTGCTGATTGTCTGTGGCTTCCCACTTATCTGTGCACAAAGATGCAGAAGGAAGACAGCAGGGAATCATCAGGGCTTAAGAAGATGAGAACCTCCCAAACATCAACAAGTATACACTGGAAAGTTCATCAGACCATTCTGAGAAAAGTCATCTGTGAAAAGATGCTTTTAGACGTACAAAAGTTGAAATAATCCATTACCAGCCGACCTGCCCTATAGGATATGTTAAAGATCatccttcaggcagaaggaaaacatCATACATCTGAAAGGATTTGCATCTGGAATCTATAATAAACTCTTGTATCTCAAAAATAAGAAGACATATATTCCtattaaaaatcctttaaacCTAATAAATAGATTTGAGTAAGcttttcaccaaagaagatatataaatgaagaTGTGGAagagtgtggagaaattggaactttcaTATAGCAATTGGAAATTACAGGTGGGACTGTTAAATGATATAGTCACTTTGAAAAACCATCTGGCAATTTCTTCCTAGGAATCTACCCAAGGGAATAAGAACATTTATCTCTGCAAAGATGTATACCCAactattcatagcagcattgttcattaTTGCCTAGTTGGTAACAATCTAAATCTCCTTATTGAATGAATACACCAACTTTTTGTATTCATAGAATGCAATACCATTCAGCAATAAAAGTAATGGATTACAGGgattccctagtggcgcagtggttgagaatccacctgccaatgcaggggacacgggttcgtgccctggtccgggaagatcccacatgccgcggagcggctgggcccgtgcgccatggccgctgagtctgtgcttccagagcctgtcctccacaacgggagaggccacaacagtgagaggcctgcataccgcaaaaaaaaaaagtaatggattACTGATGCATTTTATACAccatgaatgaacctcaaaaacactatgctaaatgaGATGTATACTTGCTAAGATTGAATGATAGACCCATGAAATTATACTattctgttgtggttttgttttttttgttttttggccatgccatgtggcttgtgggatctcagttccccaaccagggactgaacctgggccacagcagtgaaagcactgaatcctaaccactagaccaccagggaactcccctctttttttgtttatgttttaaattgtctatataataaaatgttgaaataagtaaataaaatgtaatcttcagcaatttttttttccaaaaggagaGGGATTCACCCTGAGATGGAACTGTTATGAGCAGGAACTACGTTTGTTAAGATAAGTGGCTAGAAG
This DNA window, taken from Physeter macrocephalus isolate SW-GA chromosome 1, ASM283717v5, whole genome shotgun sequence, encodes the following:
- the ARGFX gene encoding LOW QUALITY PROTEIN: arginine-fifty homeobox (The sequence of the model RefSeq protein was modified relative to this genomic sequence to represent the inferred CDS: inserted 1 base in 1 codon; deleted 1 base in 1 codon), with the protein product MEKKKRETSVHCPEQNGRSLTNAPHSLTHTQHEELEALFSCNMFPEKNLQRELALKLNLPGIWFRNQRFKKRKQQWQLEQQSLKPPNQVLLAKNVPTASTSPHSFLPAVSHSYSSHSPQPLDPFHWAGDSIITEIATSDVQMQDPQLERLVASIPALYTDAYDIAQIMELYSFPGEDEIASSSFHSLYHYLSPTRPSXEQSSSLSLFADPAVGLSPGQTCFSMTSWSFAACSLRNSLEFQNPFSMAHFGCCRSKY